In Candidatus Pantoea floridensis, the genomic window GTTATACAGCCAGGTTTTCTGCAGTTTTGGCGTGATACCAACAGAAACCGGATGGCCGGCAATAGAGAACTCATGCGCCACTGATACACCATAATCGGTGATTAACGCCGCCAGGCCGTTAGCGCTGGAACGCAATTTGTCCTCATCGCCCGGCACAGGAATAACGGTACCGTTAGCAACACCACGCAGATAGGCGATGTCGCTATCCGCGATGTTGGCACGTACGTGCGCAGTTCCATAGGCCTTAGTGATAAACGCAAAAGGCAAGGTTTCATTGGGAACGGTGACGGCCAGCGCCACACCCGCAGTTCCATTGGCTTTATTGCCGCGAAGATCGCTAAGCTGGTTAGCCACATCACCTGCAGCCGCTTTCAGCTGTGGATAACCATTGAGGTAATCCGCAAAAGTGAGGTTATCAATCACGTCCTGATAACGATCGACGCTATCCGTGATGTCATCAACGCGGTCGATCAATTTGTCTTTGTCAGTAACCTGTGCGCCAGCTGAAGGGAAAATGATGCTGACGTTATCTTCCGGCTGAGCTTTCGTCATCAATGCTGGGTTAGCCAGCACCGCAGAACTCCAGGTGGAAGAAGCTACGCCTGTTCCTCCCATGGCATCATTGCGTGCGTCATACCATGTGCCTGCTGCTAAAGCTGAAGAAGAAATAAATACCGCATTCAAACCAACAAGATAAGCAACTTTTTTGTGCCTGAATAGTGTCTTCACCATGAGCCTGCCATCACCTTTGAAATGTCGCTGAGCCACTCACCGACGGAACAGTTTAGTTAGCCGCTATTCTGAACCATGGCTAACGCTTCATTGCTGTGAATTGAAAGGAAATAGCACT contains:
- a CDS encoding conjugal transfer protein TraF; the encoded protein is MVKTLFRHKKVAYLVGLNAVFISSSALAAGTWYDARNDAMGGTGVASSTWSSAVLANPALMTKAQPEDNVSIIFPSAGAQVTDKDKLIDRVDDITDSVDRYQDVIDNLTFADYLNGYPQLKAAAGDVANQLSDLRGNKANGTAGVALAVTVPNETLPFAFITKAYGTAHVRANIADSDIAYLRGVANGTVIPVPGDEDKLRSSANGLAALITDYGVSVAHEFSIAGHPVSVGITPKLQKTWLYNYTASIYNYDKSDINSSRYRSSDTGFNVDAGVATDFADNWTFGVTGQNLISRDIDTKEVNGYRDTYQIRPLVTTGLAWNNGPFTLAGDVDLTETKRFKSEESSQYAGVGAEYRVLDWLALRAGYRADLKSNDTDVVTAGLGISPFNNTVHLDLAGSVGKDNTVGAMLQLGFNF